Part of the Cyanobium sp. ATX 6F1 genome is shown below.
CACCCAATGAAATGAACTGGCCGCCAGAACAGCATCGAAGGCTTGTTCAGCCAGGGGCCATTCCTCAAAGGCCGACTCGACGATTTCGATCGAGGGGTAGGCCTCACAACGTCGCCGAGCTGCCACAGCAAAGTCTCGGTTGGGCTCCAGGCACACCATCGGGCACCCCAAGGGAGCCAAGCCAAGGGTGGCGGTTGCCGGTCCACATCCCACCTCAAGGATTCTGGAGTAGCGGGTCAGTCCGGCGACCTTGATGACCTGCTCGATCAGCTCCTGGGGATAGGCCGGACGTGCACGTTCGTACACCTGGGCCGCTGCCGAGTACCACGATTTCCGTTCCCCAAGATCACGGGCCCCGTAGGACGCGATGGACTGCTTGAGATCAGCGTCGTTCATGCGAACAAGCCTGGCCTTGCCTTGTTTTCAGGCTAGAGATCGGCACCGCATGGGACCTGTCTCCAAGCCCTCCTTGGCGGCGCGCCGAACCGCTCTCCCCAGCCTTCACGGTGACCCTCAATGGCTTCCTGATCAACGCGGGCTCAAGGTTCCCCCCAGGACGGCCAAGCGAGGGAAGGGGCGCGACTTTTAAACTCAAGGCATGACCAGCCCCGTCAGCCAGCACCAGATCGCCCCGGCCCGGGTGCTGCGGGGGGAGGCGGCCTGGGCCGAGGCCCTGCCGCTGATCGCCGGCCTTTGTCGCCGCCCGTTGCTGCTCGGTCGCAGCGCCGCCACCGCCGAACTGCGCCAGCGGTTGGCGTCCGATCTGCGCGATCAGGGCCTCGATCCGATTGATGGTGAGCTGCAGTTCGACTGCTGCGAGCAGGATCTGGGGCGACTGCAGGCGGAGCTCACCGCTGCAGCCCGCGCTGGCCGCGCCGTGGATGCGGTTCTGGCCGCCGGTGGCGGCAAGGTGCTCGATGCCGGCAAGTTGCTGGCCCAGCGGCTGGACCTGCCCTGCCTCACCGTGCCCACCAGCGCCGCCACCTGCGCCGGTTGGACGGCCCTGGCCAACCTCTATTCCCCAGCCGGTGCCTTCGAGGGCGATGTGGCCCTTGATCGCTGCCCGGAGCTGCTGGTGTTCGACCACGGCCTGGTGCGCCAGGCGCCCGTGCGCACCCTGGCCAGCGGCCTGGCCGATGCGATGGCCAAGTGGTACGAGGCCCAGGTGAGCAGCGGCAGCAGCGGCGACGGCCTGATCCAGCAGGCGGTGCAGATGGCGCGGGTGCTGCGCGATCAGCTCCTGCTTGAAGGGGAGGCGGCCCTGGCGGAACCCGGCGGTGAGGCCTGGGTCCGGGTGGCGGAGGCCAGTGGCCTCACCGCCGGTCTGATCGGCGGCCTCGGTGGCGCCCGTTGCCGCACGGTGGCCGCCCATGCGGTCCACAACGGCCTCACCCAGCTGGAGGCCACCCACGGCAGGCTCCACGGCGAAAAGGTGGGCTTCGGGATCCTGGTGCAGCTGCGTCTGGAGGAGCAGCTCGCCGGCAACCAGCTGGCGGCCCAGGCCCGCCGTCAGCTGCTGGGCTTCTTTCGCACCCTCGGCCTGCCCGTGACCCTCGCCGATCTGGGCCTCGCCTCGGCCCCCTTGAGCGATCTGCAGGCGATCTGTGCCTTCGCTTGCCTGCCCCACTCCGACCTCCACCATCTCCCTTTCCCGGTCACCCCCGCTGATCTGCTCGGGGCCCTGGTGAGCGCCGACGCCTGCCCCACGCACCAGCGCGAGCTCGCGGCTTGAGCGCTGGAGAGGCGCTGCTGGCCGAGGCTGCCCGCAGCCTGATCGACCCCCAGGGGCGGGACCTGGCCGCCGCGGTGCAGTGGTGGGAGCTGGCGGGGCTGGAGGGTCGCTGGCCGGTGGCGCTGCTCGGCCAGGGGCCGCCCCTGCTGCTGCTCCATGGCTTCGACAGCTCGCTGCTGGAGTTCCGGCGCCTGGCGCCCCTGCTCTCGGCCCGTTTCACCCTGGTGATCCCCGACCTCTACGGCTTCGGTTTCTGCCCCCGGCCCAGCGAGGGTTCCTACAACCCGGCCGGGGTGCTGGCTCACCTGGAGGCCCTGCTGGCGGCCATCGCCGAGCGGATCTCCCCGGACCCAATGGGTCTGATCGGCGCCTCCATGGGCGGATCGGTGGCGGTGGAGCTGGCCCGTCGGCAGCCCGAGCGCATCGAACGGCTGCTGCTGCTGGCCCCCGCCGGGCTCACCGGCCGGCCGATGCCGCTGCCGCCCTTGCTGGATCTGTTGGGGGTGCGCTTTCTCGCCCTTCCCGGCGTGCGCCGGGGCCTAGTGCGCACCGCCTTCGCCGACCCCGCCAGCAGCGTGGGCCCCGCCGAGGAGCAGATCGCCTCGTTGCCCCTGGCGGTGCCCGGCTGGGGGATGGCCCTGGGCCGCTTCGCCCGCAGCGGCGGCTTCGCCGGCTGCGGTGATCCCCTGCCCCCCCAGCCCCTGCAGGTGCTCTGGGGCGCCAACGATCGCATCCTGCGGCCGGCCCAGAAGCGCGCCGCCCAGGCCTTGCTGGGGGAGCGCCTGCGGGAGCTGGAGGATTGCGGCCACCTGCCCCATCTCGATCAGCCCCAGCGGGTGGCCGAGGCCTGGGCGTGGGCTGCTGAACAGCCATGAGCACTGGCCATGACAACTCCCGCCCCAGCCCTGCGTTGCAGCTGCTGGCCAGCGGCCTGCAGCTCTGGATCCGCCAGCAGTGCCAGGCCGTCGATGCGCTCGAGCTGCAGCTCCACGGCAGCGCCCTCCAACTCCTGCGCGGTCGCCTGGAGGGGGTGAGTGTGGTGGCCCAGGGGGTCGTCTACCAGCAGTTGATGTTCGAGCGGGTGGAGCTCACCAGCACCGCGATCCGCGTGCAGATGGGCGGCCTGCTCAAGGGCCAGGGCTTGCAGCTGGAGGAATCGTTCCAGATCAGGGGCGCCGTGGCCTTCAGCGGCGAAGGTCTGAACCGCTCGCTCACCAGCCCACCCTGGGGGTGGCTGGGGGACCTGCTGGCGGAGCAGTTGTTGGGGCGTTCGCCCCTGGGGAGCCTGCGCATCGCCGACGAGGTGCTGGTCCTTGCGGTGGTTGCGGGCGAAGGGTCACCACCCAGCGAGATCTGCGCCATGACCCAGGCGGTGAAAGGCAGCGTCGAAATCAGAGCGATCGAGGGGAGTGCGGTGGCACGCCTGCCCATGGATCCATCGATTCGCATCGATGAAGCCCGCTTGAGCAAGGGCAACCTCGAGCTGGAGGGCGAGGCGAGGGTGTTGCCCTGAATGCATAAGGAGAGCCGGTTCTAGATCTTTGTTCCAAGCGCGACAGCTCCACCATGCGGTTCCGCTGGCCGACGAGAGCCAGGAAGTTCAACAAAGATCATCAGGGGGCGGCTCAGGAGAATGGCATTGTTAGTCGATTACTGCCTGCATCAAAGATCACTTGGTTTGAGACCGGTGTTCTTGGCAATTCGAGACAGCATCCTGGGGCCAATCTCCTCGCCATCATGGAATGCAAAGACATAGTCCGGATAGCCTGCGTGTTCAAGGGTCTTGTGAGATCCTGACTGACGCTTAACTCCCCATCCAATGGACAGCAGGGCTGCTAATACTTTCTTGGCTTTAGCTGACGGCCAATGACTCATGCAGAGAGTGGAAGGGAAAACTGGATGCTGACTGGCTCGGAGTCGCCATTTTCAAGCCGATCAGCGATTACACGAAGGGCTAAGACCTCAGCTTTTGACATTGCATCAGCAGAGGAACTCCCGTATGCAAGAACTCCAGGCAGCTCGGGCACCTCGGCGATCCAACGACCGTCTACTTCTTCTTCGCACTCCAAAGTGAAATTCATTTGTAGCTCCCTATTGATGCCATTGTAGCAATATTCCAAGCTAGAGCGCATCCTGTTCCTCCGCTCAGCCCGGCGCCCTTCCCAGAGATTCGGCTAAGTTGTTATTGGATGGTTTCTGTGAACCACCGCTGAGAGAGCACCCCTTTCTGAGAACCGCGTCTCAAGGGCATCGGGCTCACAGCAAGAACCCAGTTGAATTAGAGGCTTTTAGACCCTTCTCCATAGGCTTGGCCGTGATTCTCGGGTGCGAGAACCACTTGTTCATGACGCCACACAATGTCTGCCGGGTTGCGGACACAAACGGCCCACGATTGAGAACATTGATATAGATCATGGTCGTGCTCACGTTTTGATGGTGCAGAAGTTCCCTGATCGTGTGGATGTCCTGGCTGCCCTGCAGTTGACGAGGGGAAAGCGGGTAGCGCCACTTCAAGTCATTGGAGAACAGCCTTGAGGCATCCCGTGGCGTTGTCAATCCATTCCGCTGTGCTGGCCTGAGCGCTGTAGCCCAGGCCTCCCTCAGGTCTCCTGTGCAGTTTCAGGGCTGCTCTCGCCGCAGCGTTTCAGCACGGCATGAATCACTTCCGGAGCGATCCTGAAATCACTGCCATGCAGTTGGGACAACACGGCCCGAGCTGACGGGATCAAATGGCGCGCTCGGGCCATGCCGATGACCGCGGCTGTACCTGCCATCGACAGCCCCAAGCCCTGGGCCACGGCCCGCCCTGAGCGCTCGTCGATCAGCAGCAGCGCCGGGCCCGGATGCGCCAGGGCCAGGCGAATGCTGGCCGCTTCTCCCTCATCGAGATCCGGCAGGTCAGGCCCGTCTGGAATGGGACCAGCAATCTGCAGCCAGCCAGCCTCCAACGCAGCGGTGATGCGCGCTTCTTCCGCAGGGAAGCCTCCGGTGATGACCTCAGCGGCGACCACTTCTGGGATGAGGACCTCCCCGAACAGCTCCTTCAGCCAGCCGATCCCGTTCACACGGGCGAGGCCGATCAGAGGGCTGGCGTCGCTGATGACGACTGCAGCCATTGCTCCAGGGTGTCAAGGTCGGCGTTGGCTTCGGCTTCCGTCAGCCGGATCACCGGAATCCCCAGCCGTGAGAGGTGGGAGATGAAGGCGGCCGTGTCCATCTCGGCGACCCGGGCGGCGCGGGCCAGGGACAGCTCACCATCGCGGAACAGGGCCGTGGCCAGCGCGGGCCGCACGCCCGGTGCCTGCAGCAGTCCGTCCTGATCGAGGCCCATCAACACCGCATCGGGATGGTCCCTGTTGAGCACGACGACCATGCCCTGCTTGGACTGGCGCAGGGCCTCGGCCGGATTGTTCTTGAGGCCGCTGACGCTGACGGCATGCATAGCCCATCCCTCCAGGGATGATCTGATGGGATGATCCTAAGGGCGATTGAGAAGGGAGGAGGTTTGCCCACTGGTGGCAATAGCCAAAAGCAGCACCAAGCCTTTGGCCTCCAGGAGTCGCAGCCGATCCCGCAACAAGTGGCTGCCGCTATCTCCGAACGAGCAGCAAGCCCGCGCCGCCGCCAAGGGCGCCCCGCTGCTGGAGCCCTGGCGCGAACACAACACCTTGCGTGGACTGCGGGATCGGCTGCAGCTGGCTTTCGACTGCTGGAACCTGCTCGATGCTCCCGACGGCACCAGTCGCCGCTCGGTCTACCTGCCCCCTGGCGTCAAGGAGCCGGACTCCTCATACCGCAACCGGATCGAGAACGCCCGGCCCACCGGCTTTTTCCGTGACGCGCTGCCTCACACCCTGCAGGCGGTGATCGGTGATGTGGATGGACGCGGCACCGATCTGGGGGTATTTCTGTTCATCGCCGATCTGTTGGTGCTGCGCGATGGCGGCTGCCGGACCATCAATCCAATGACTGCGAAACAACCTGATTGCCAATGTGGCTGTCAATCGCTGGATGGGCCTGTGCCAGCCATTTCGTTGCGACTTGCGACGGAGAAAAGCTGCCTTGAGATGAGAAAGTTTGTGGCAACCTTCACCCTGCCGATCAATTGTTGGGTTTATTGAGTTACTTCGTTTCACTGGTCTGGCTCCTGTGTCACGTTTTCAGGGAGCCCTCATCGAAAAGGTTTGCTCCCTCAGCTTCGCCCAGAAACGTTCTACTCAGGACAGTCTTCTTCAAGAAACCAGTGGCACCAGCAGCGTGACGAAATAAAAGACCACCGCCGGTGTGAACAGGTAGCTGTCGATGCGATCGAGGATACCCCCGTGGCCGGGGATGGCATCGCCTGAATCCTTCACGCCCGCATCCCGTTTCATCATCGATTCGGTCAGGTCGCCCACGAGGGCGAACACCGCCACCACACCGCCCAGCAGGCCCCCCAGGGCCCATCCCCCCCAGGGCCAACCCAGCAGCACGCCGCCGATCGCGCCGGTCAGCACGGCACAGCCCATCCCCCCCAGGGCCCCCTCAACCGTTTTGCCCGGGGAGATCGGCGAGAGCGGATGGCGCCCGAGCCGGCGCCCGATCACGTAGGAGCCGATGTCGGTGGCGACGATCAGCAGGCAGGCCAGCAGGGTGAAGGCCATGCCCGGGCCCAGGGGCCAGGGGGCGCCCACCAGATGGGGGGCCAGGGCTTCGCCTGTGAGGTCGCGCAGCTTGAGCCAGTGGCTGGGCAGAAAGCCCAGGTAGAAGAGCCCGAAGATCGAGGCGGCGATGTCGGCGATCGTGCCGGTGACCGGCTGCAGCAGCAGCCAGCCGCAGATCGCCGCCCCCGACACCGGCAGCACCGCCGCCGCCAGTTCGGTGGCGCGCTCGCCGCCGCCGCTGGCGGCCTGGGTGGCCAGCAGCAGCACCTGGCAGAGCACCAGGGTGGTCTTGGTGGCGGGCCGGATCCCCTTGAACTGCGCCAGGCGGAAGAACTCCAGCAGGCCCAGGTGAACCAGCACGCACACCGCCAGGGTGAACCACCAACTCCCCAGACTCACCACCACCAGACCGAAACCGCCTGCCGCCAGACCACTCACCACCCGGGGGAGGGAGGTGCGCTGGCGCGGTCCCGGCAGAGGGGGATCGGCGGGGATCAGCGGGCTCAAAGG
Proteins encoded:
- a CDS encoding iron-containing alcohol dehydrogenase family protein, producing the protein MTSPVSQHQIAPARVLRGEAAWAEALPLIAGLCRRPLLLGRSAATAELRQRLASDLRDQGLDPIDGELQFDCCEQDLGRLQAELTAAARAGRAVDAVLAAGGGKVLDAGKLLAQRLDLPCLTVPTSAATCAGWTALANLYSPAGAFEGDVALDRCPELLVFDHGLVRQAPVRTLASGLADAMAKWYEAQVSSGSSGDGLIQQAVQMARVLRDQLLLEGEAALAEPGGEAWVRVAEASGLTAGLIGGLGGARCRTVAAHAVHNGLTQLEATHGRLHGEKVGFGILVQLRLEEQLAGNQLAAQARRQLLGFFRTLGLPVTLADLGLASAPLSDLQAICAFACLPHSDLHHLPFPVTPADLLGALVSADACPTHQRELAA
- a CDS encoding alpha/beta fold hydrolase, with protein sequence MSAGEALLAEAARSLIDPQGRDLAAAVQWWELAGLEGRWPVALLGQGPPLLLLHGFDSSLLEFRRLAPLLSARFTLVIPDLYGFGFCPRPSEGSYNPAGVLAHLEALLAAIAERISPDPMGLIGASMGGSVAVELARRQPERIERLLLLAPAGLTGRPMPLPPLLDLLGVRFLALPGVRRGLVRTAFADPASSVGPAEEQIASLPLAVPGWGMALGRFARSGGFAGCGDPLPPQPLQVLWGANDRILRPAQKRAAQALLGERLRELEDCGHLPHLDQPQRVAEAWAWAAEQP
- a CDS encoding DUF2993 domain-containing protein; this encodes MSTGHDNSRPSPALQLLASGLQLWIRQQCQAVDALELQLHGSALQLLRGRLEGVSVVAQGVVYQQLMFERVELTSTAIRVQMGGLLKGQGLQLEESFQIRGAVAFSGEGLNRSLTSPPWGWLGDLLAEQLLGRSPLGSLRIADEVLVLAVVAGEGSPPSEICAMTQAVKGSVEIRAIEGSAVARLPMDPSIRIDEARLSKGNLELEGEARVLP
- a CDS encoding type II toxin-antitoxin system HicA family toxin; the encoded protein is MSHWPSAKAKKVLAALLSIGWGVKRQSGSHKTLEHAGYPDYVFAFHDGEEIGPRMLSRIAKNTGLKPSDL
- a CDS encoding DUF3368 domain-containing protein, which encodes MNGIGWLKELFGEVLIPEVVAAEVITGGFPAEEARITAALEAGWLQIAGPIPDGPDLPDLDEGEAASIRLALAHPGPALLLIDERSGRAVAQGLGLSMAGTAAVIGMARARHLIPSARAVLSQLHGSDFRIAPEVIHAVLKRCGESSPETAQET
- a CDS encoding UPF0175 family protein — its product is MHAVSVSGLKNNPAEALRQSKQGMVVVLNRDHPDAVLMGLDQDGLLQAPGVRPALATALFRDGELSLARAARVAEMDTAAFISHLSRLGIPVIRLTEAEANADLDTLEQWLQSSSATPAL
- a CDS encoding phosphatidate cytidylyltransferase, with the translated sequence MIPADPPLPGPRQRTSLPRVVSGLAAGGFGLVVVSLGSWWFTLAVCVLVHLGLLEFFRLAQFKGIRPATKTTLVLCQVLLLATQAASGGGERATELAAAVLPVSGAAICGWLLLQPVTGTIADIAASIFGLFYLGFLPSHWLKLRDLTGEALAPHLVGAPWPLGPGMAFTLLACLLIVATDIGSYVIGRRLGRHPLSPISPGKTVEGALGGMGCAVLTGAIGGVLLGWPWGGWALGGLLGGVVAVFALVGDLTESMMKRDAGVKDSGDAIPGHGGILDRIDSYLFTPAVVFYFVTLLVPLVS